GGACAACCCAGGCACTACGGACATTTTTCGATGGCTCTTCTTTTTGCTTACTGGATTGGTTACGATCAGGTTCCGGTCTATGCAAAACGTTTTTTGTGGGTTATTTTCAGCGTGCAGATGGTCCAGGGGGTCTTTGCCTACACCGTTGATCTGCAGTATCCTTTTTCGAACGGGAAAGAAGTTGCCGAATATATCAATCAGCGTTACGATCCAAAAGTACAGGTGGCCGGAGCTTACAACAACCTGTCCACAACCGTTGCCGGATACCTAGGCAGAGACATATACCTGCTGAACGACAAGCGCTTCTCGAATTACGTAATATGGAAGCAAAAATTCTGGAATCCCGATCTTTTCTTCATAAGTGACAGCGTATTGCTAAAACGCTTTCTTACAATGGTCAATACTAAAAAGAGCAATCTGCTGCTCATGGAGAAAGGTGCCGGGCAGTCGTTGCTGACCAAAATGAAAGAAGGGCAAAGTTTTATACTGTTGCAGAACCGGATGTTTTACAGAGTAACGTGCCTGAAAATTTTCAGAGGTGCCATCGTGTCTGACGAAGATTACTTATTAGTCACAGTAACACCACCCTAATGACTTTCTCCCTACCTTTGCGCCATGAAATTGAAAAATGACCTTATACTTCGGGCGGCGCGGGGTGAACAAACTGAACGCACGCCCGTATGGATGATGCGCCAGGCGGGACGGATCCTGGCGGAATACAGAGCTGTACGGGAAAAAGCCGGTAGTTTTATAAAACTGGCCACCACCCCTGAACTGGCTGCGGAAGTGACGGTTCAGCCGGTGGATTTATTAGGAGTTGATGCTGCCATCATTTTTTCGGACATACTGGTGGTACCCGAAGGAATGGGGCTTCCTTATGAAATGATTGAACAGCGGGGTCCTGTTTTTCCTCAAACCGTCCATACTCTTGGCGATCTTGAAAAACTGCGCATTGCTGACCCAGAAGAGCATTTGGGTTATGTGCTGGAAGCAATCCGGATCACAAAAAAGGCGCTTGATCACCGGGTTCCTCTGATCGGGTTTGCCGGTGCTCCGTTCACAATTTTTTGCTATATGACCGAGGGAAAAGGTTCTAAAACTTTTTCGGTTGCCAAGAAACACTTGTATACCGATCCCCTGTTTTCGCATGCATTACTTCAGAAAATTACCGATAGTACCATTGCTTACCTCAAAGCACAGATAGCAGCCGGGGCGGATCTGGTACAGCTGTTTGATTCCTGGGCGGGCATTCTTTCTCCTGAGCAATACCGTGAGTTTTCGCTTCCGTATATCAAACAGATCTGTGATTCTATTACCGAGGTGCCTGTCACGGTTTTTGCCAAAGGTGCCTTTTTTGCAAGAGAGGAAATAGGCCAGCTGAGCTGTTCGGTGGTTGGGCTGGACTGGAATATGGATATTTCGGAATCAAAAAAGCTAATTCCAGACAAAACGCTTCAGGGAAATCTGGACCCCTGTGTACTGTATGCTTCCTATGACCAGATCAGAACGGAGGTAAGGAAAATGATCGCGCAGTTCGGAACTCATCCCTACATTGCTAATCTGGGACATGGGGTATATCCGGACACAGACCCCGACAAGGTAAGGTGTTTTATAGAAACGGTGAAGGAGTATTCGGAAAAATAGGCGCTTTGTTATCCGGACTGCTAAAATCATAAAAACCTGCCCATGCAAAAGAATAAGTGTGTCTTCCTCGACCGGGACGGAGTCTTAAATGAAGACCTGGGGGATTATTTGTACAAGCTGGATCAACTCGTCATACCGTCCGGTGTACCCGAGGCACTAAGGATGTTGAAAAATGAGGGCTTTCTGCTCATTGTAATTACCAATCAGGCCGGAATAGCAAAAGGGCTTTACGGACCTGCAGAAGTATATGCCATTCATGAATATATGCAGCGGGTTTCGGGAAATGCGCTGGATGATATTTACTTTTCACCTCACCATCCTCTGTTTTCCGGGATGTCTCTTTCCAGAAAACCGGACTCGCTCCTGATTGAAAAAGCCATTGCAAAATATAATATTGACCCGGCTCAGTCCTGGATGATAGGAGACAGGGATCGGGATATGCAGGCAGGCAAAAAAATGGGGCTCAGCACCATACACATTCTCTCCGGTGCGGAAAGGCTTGCCGGAGACTATGCAGCAGAAAATTTATGGAGTGCAGTAAGTATTATTCTTCGGCAAAAAAATTAAGCTCTCTCGGTGTTCGCCGTGGCTGCTTTTTGTACCTTACCGTAAGCAGGACAGGCGTGCTTTGTGCAGGAAGAAAAAGCAAGTGCTCCGCAAATCACAAATAGTAAACCAAGTCTTTTCATTTTTCTTGTTTGTTAGATTTTTATACCGTTGTCACTTTCCCCGGCGGCAGTGGTAACCGCAAAGTTATAAAAAAGAATTCTTTGAATGATATCCCTTAGTATACCTAATAACGATCTCATTCAAAGAACTTTATATAAACGCTTAAATTTTTGTTTCAACCAATTCCTCTTCAAGGGCCTCGCCGGAAGTTTCGGCCGTATTTTTTACCACAGGGGCCACAAAGGAATCATCTTTAAATCCCAGAATACGCAGCATCGACTCGCTGTTCTGCTCATCTGCAAACACCCTTGTGTAAATTCTGCCCTCCTCATCCTTGTCAACCAGTACATGTTTGGGGGCCGGTATCAGGCAGTGTTGTATACCTCCGTACCCGCCCAGTGATTCCTGATAAGCTCCGGTATGGAAAAAACCGATATACTGCGGCTGGTCATCCTCAAAAATGGGCATATATAAATCAGCGCTGTGCATCTCACTGTTGTAGAAATCCTGCGAATCGCAGGTTAATCCCCCCAGGTTGACTTTTTGATACGGGCTGTCCCAGTTATTGATCGGCAGCATGATATACTTCTGGTTCATTCCCCAGGAGTCGGGAAGCTGGGTGATAAATGACCCGTTGATCATATACCATAGCTCTTTGTCGTTCTGAAGTTTTTTATCGATCACTTCGTAGATTACCGCTCCGCTTTCACCCACTGTATAACTCCCGAACTCCGTAAAAAGATGAGGTACCGGGACGTTATTCTTATTGCAGATCCACTGGATATTTTCAACGATTTCGTCTATCATCTGCTGATAGTCGTAGTTGGACTGCAGGGAAGTTTGTATCGGGAGCCCGCCACCTATATCAATAGAATCCAGGTCGGGGCAGATCTTCTTCATCTCACAATACTTGAACATGAAACGGGTAAGTTCAC
This portion of the Dyadobacter sp. CECT 9275 genome encodes:
- a CDS encoding D-glycero-alpha-D-manno-heptose-1,7-bisphosphate 7-phosphatase; the protein is MQKNKCVFLDRDGVLNEDLGDYLYKLDQLVIPSGVPEALRMLKNEGFLLIVITNQAGIAKGLYGPAEVYAIHEYMQRVSGNALDDIYFSPHHPLFSGMSLSRKPDSLLIEKAIAKYNIDPAQSWMIGDRDRDMQAGKKMGLSTIHILSGAERLAGDYAAENLWSAVSIILRQKN
- the hemE gene encoding uroporphyrinogen decarboxylase; this encodes MKLKNDLILRAARGEQTERTPVWMMRQAGRILAEYRAVREKAGSFIKLATTPELAAEVTVQPVDLLGVDAAIIFSDILVVPEGMGLPYEMIEQRGPVFPQTVHTLGDLEKLRIADPEEHLGYVLEAIRITKKALDHRVPLIGFAGAPFTIFCYMTEGKGSKTFSVAKKHLYTDPLFSHALLQKITDSTIAYLKAQIAAGADLVQLFDSWAGILSPEQYREFSLPYIKQICDSITEVPVTVFAKGAFFAREEIGQLSCSVVGLDWNMDISESKKLIPDKTLQGNLDPCVLYASYDQIRTEVRKMIAQFGTHPYIANLGHGVYPDTDPDKVRCFIETVKEYSEK
- a CDS encoding type III PLP-dependent enzyme domain-containing protein, whose product is MKSYIDLIQQTFEFPTMEFNVDNHQLLFNNVPLMDIIKEHGTPLKLNYLPKIGEHIENANMFFRNAFKRHNYKGSYTYCYCTKSSHFSFVLEEALKHNIHLETSSSFDIPIIRELYRRGKVSKNTFVLANGFKRPLYTQYLSELINEGFNCIPILDNLKEIEAYEKLVTADSVNLGIRIATDEEPNFAFYTSRLGIRYNDVQELYKDKIAPNPKFKLKMLHFFINTGIKDSAYYWSELTRFMFKYCEMKKICPDLDSIDIGGGLPIQTSLQSNYDYQQMIDEIVENIQWICNKNNVPVPHLFTEFGSYTVGESGAVIYEVIDKKLQNDKELWYMINGSFITQLPDSWGMNQKYIMLPINNWDSPYQKVNLGGLTCDSQDFYNSEMHSADLYMPIFEDDQPQYIGFFHTGAYQESLGGYGGIQHCLIPAPKHVLVDKDEEGRIYTRVFADEQNSESMLRILGFKDDSFVAPVVKNTAETSGEALEEELVETKI